ATTTGCGCATTTCCCAAACATAGAGAGAGGGAAATTGATTGGTTTTTAAGATAAATGAGGAATTATGAACTATTTCAAACATAAAGGGAGAAAGAACTTTCtccctttttatttaatttaatattttcttttgttcttctcATTTTTGAGAGTAGCTCAATTCTTTACACTTATctaatttcctttaaaaaatagTCATAGTTACAAATTTTCAGGTCTTTATCAACCTGttgtcaattctttacaataaaattttttatttatcttaagAATATTATTGGCACCGCCTAAACAAATGaacatttttgcatttttgccaaggaaaaaaaaaaaaaaaaaaaccttagtgCCAACTTTTAACATGTCAAATCTAGGTTGTCCGCTTAGCAGTTAGATTGAGCAAACACTGAAATATATTCATAGCTCAGGGACTAGAAAcctattatacatatataatatataatcattcatcagttttaaaataaaagaaattgagagggagagagagagagcaccaaTTTGGCGTGAAACTAAAAGAAgcaaaggaagaaggaaaaataggGTTTAGGTTAATTTAGTTAGAAACGACgcatttcatttaattttttttttttaaaaaaaaaaactgatttaaaacgacgccgttttggaaccattttaaaattttactatcAGGTTCAAAACTGCACCCTATAGGTGCTGTGCAAAAATTCCCCCCATAACCAGCCACACCGCACTGTGTACAGCCCTAGCGTACGGGGCTATACACATCATCACACGTTAACAAGTGCCCACATATATGCATTTGCCAACCATCAGCACCACACACTTGATGCCATGTGTCACCACCACGTGTGACTACTCAAATCTACATGATCTTTGTGAAATCAAGAACATGATTAAAAACTATCAAGCTAAACCTAAttataaataagaataattaagaTAAGAATACCTCCCTAATCAAACATATCTCACCACCGTGCACCCTTGGTGTGGTGCCGCGGTGGTCACTCTACAAATATAAATGCAtgtggagtgtggggggcaAATGTTGgaattcaagtctccaagaaaAAGCTTCACACACaaatacacttagattagattacagtagaaattctatctaaaaaaaaaaaaaaacaaacgcGTCTCAAATATACGAGTTCCACTCTCAATAACTTCAACTAGTAaataatacaagaaaaaaacaaacctCTAATGAAAATAATCTCCAAAGTACAAACAAACTTCCTAGCATTACTTAATAGCTAGTGAACAAGTCATTGCGAATCCACAAATTTCTGGTTACGTCAAATCTTCTTTCAGAGCTTCAACGCTCAATCTGAACAATATTAAAATGAGGTGAGCTCAAATAAGTATATCTATCTATAATATACACTGGAATAGGATCAAGTTAACTATTGGAAGTCTTTTTATAAAGGAGATTATATATAAAGGAGATCATAATAGAGCTTACAACATATCAAACTATAAATTTATCAATGGAATAGTAACATGCTTAATAAATGATAGATATTTACCGAGAAAATTGATTtagaatacatattttttgaatgataGAACAAAATTTTGTTGGCAGAAACTATCATAATGGATAGAGACACAATAGACTCCCCCATTGGTTGGGGCACTAGACTCTTAAGGGCATAAATATATCATAAACAGACTCTCTATATACGGGTATACATACTTCAGCGAAAACAAATATACGGGTAAACATACTCCCCTGATAGCGGCATATAGAGCAGGCCTTAGGCGAAATCTTCAAATGGAGCCTTTATGTTATCacctaaataatatttaactagcattttatataatttttttaaaatagttttttttttttttttttttactttttaatatggtttatttttagaaaatgctaaagttataacaaattttactacaaactaATGTTGTAACGGATGTGATCAGTGACATGAGGTTTATAAAAATGCTagagatattataaaatttacaacatgagaattacaaagatatatcaccaatcacaaaaattcattcaaaaatgcatttaatagcTTGTTGAAGTTTACCTATCATATTCATTattacatcaaattataaaagttatgtagtaaaatttatggtatttttaacattttcctatttgaattacttgtgattagtaacacatttatttataagatctatttatttaaatttctcttatttctatctctagcattacttaaTTCTTTAGGCCTtcttaatagtaaaaaaaaaaaagtaaactaaatttttttaatatctccaaaaaaaacaaaaaaaaacaaaacaatttttgccCCCCAAATTTGGGGGCCTTACTCTAGTAGGGGGCCCTAGGCAATGGCCTAAGtggcctaggcctagggccGGCCCTGATAGGGGTGTCCAAGCAGACCCGGAACCCGATCAACCCGCCCAATCCGTCCGACCCGGCCCGAAAACCGTCCGACCCGATGCCGGCGACGGTCGGCAGCGGATCTTCGCCCATAAAACCCAAGACCGGCGGGTCGGTTGACGGGTTTGAGTATGAAAAACCGAGAAAAACCGACCCGACCAGAAAACTCTTCAGAATTTCTATTCTCCGCCGATTTGAGTGGTTACCGGTCTGATTTTGTCCTATCTCCTCGAGTTACACTGAGATCTTGCCGAATCTCTTCGAGATCTGGCGTGATCTCGTTGAGATCTCGCCGGATCTATTCGAGATTTGCCGAGATCTCTTCAAGATCCGGCCTGATCTCGTTGAGATCTCGCCGGATCTATTCGAGATCTGTCGAGATCTCTTCAAGATCCGGCCTGATCTCGTTGAGATCCGCCAAGATCTCTTTGAGATTCGGTCAAATCCAGCAAAAACCAAAGATTTTGGCAAAATCCGGCGACGATTTTTGTAAAATCCGGCGACCATTCACACAGTCCGAAACCGACCAATACCCGACCGGAACCCGATGACATCCGACCATCCGATCCGCTGCCTTCGGCGGGTCGGCTACGGGTCCAAGTTTTGGAGACCCGATCTGGTCGGATCGgttccgggttgggcacaaacccgacccggaccgacccgtggacagccctaggCCCTGATATAGAGCATTGGTTTCAAAGGCCAATAAATTGAACCCTGTTGACTATGATAAAATCAcaaatatgttaaaatagaatCAATTTCCAAAACTTCCATCCAACATATTCAAAAGACATGTCCAAAATTCTcaaatcatcaaatcaagtGAAAATTCACGATTTCAATGTTGCATCATTTACATGTCCTTACTATTAGACTTTGGATACTTGGTTCACAAAGTGCTTGATCCCAAGATATATAAAGGAAGTTTTTAAATAAGATTAtctcaaaataatattatgaaattttcaaacaaCTTAATATAAGTTCATTGCCTTCACAATAAATTTGATGTTGAAAACCTTGTAGACAGTTGAAAACCGATAAGCATATTATAAAgaacaaaacttagatatagtaCCTTGTGTGTTGTGTTTTAGATTTCCTTTCTAAAATTAAGCTATGTGGCTATTTTGAAAGAGATacttaatgaaattaaaacCACATTCTCTATTTTCCATGGTGTGAGAAAACCCAGTCTCTTCTCTTCCTCCTTTGTTGAACTCAAGGAGCAACTCTCACAAAATCTATGGTTTCCAATATCCTGGGTTTCTATCAATACAGGTAAAGTtttgttcttttcattttgttatttatattagagTGATCGAAATGATAGTGACACAATAAGTTGACCAATGACTAAGACAATGAATGAGATGTcacatcaacaacataataaattgTTAATAGGTGCTTGATTGCACTCGATAAAGAAGAATTGAGTGAGTCATGTTAACAAATGCCCTTAAAACATTTATTAATGAACCATTTcaagaaagttttaatatcactttatgaaaaatataaaaagtagtaaaaaaatttaattgtttttctttttcttttcccataaaagtttctaaaactagttcattaacaaatgctcTTGAGGTATCTATTAACATgttccataaaatttttttttaaaaaaaaaaaaaaaaaaaaaaaaaactcccttAACTTGAATGTTGTGCAACTACCTAAAAAAAGCTTATcgattcaataaaaaaaaaaataaaattaaaaaaaattaaaaaaaataaaaaaaaaaaaaaaaaaaactcaaacttaaCCAGTACACTTTGGCACTTGTTAACTGGATGCTAAAGAAATTtatgaaatgtaaaatttagttacaattCATTAATTGTTATACCTTAGATTctcaaattaaatttaatattgtgGTTTCATTGACAAATTAACTATATGATTGGATTTAATTGTCTTTAGAGAAGATAACACTACTTTTGTAATAGTAGTTAATCTAGCTACATGGTTGAATTTGGTTGAAGAACTTAATTTGTACCAAAGTTTTGCCCATTTatgaattacttttttgtttcatgtctaaaaaagaataatagtTTCTAAGATTATGCAGTAAATTTTGTAGTAGGTGTAGAATCactcttttgttttgtgttgaaaatttggacacatcaatttgtaaagcttgtatggtaaatttttttgtagttgtactaTCGCTCAATTCATATTTCATAatagtttggattttattttatcattttcttcattGTGACCTTGTAATCATAGAATCTCATTTGCATGATCGTGTCTAAGAAAGAATTTTATGAATGTCCTAGTTTGAGTGCCTATAGATTTCATGGTGATCCATAGTTACAAAAAAGTGCTTTTATATACCACTGGCTCGATTGTTTGTTCATATGTATATTATATCTAATTAGATGTATTATTAAACTCGGTAAAGTGAACTCATTTAACTCTGGCTGTGTTTATGCTTAATCCcatatattttgttcataaCTGGCCCCCtaacccaccccccccccccccccccccaacaaaaaaaaaaaagacatctctagtaagtttaaaaattatttagatttgagacaattttatataatatctaaaaattgaagcataacatttattattgctacacTTCTATTGCACCATATTAGCGTAGCATTTCGGTCTATTTAGCCCACGTTAATCTAGTTTGGTCCATTTCGGTCTcctttggtccattttggtctgATCCACTTCAGCCCAGTGGAGATGCTTTGGGAGGAAAGACTTTGGTAGAAAAATGAGCTATTTCCATTGTATTAAAAACCGGACCAGACCATCTGGTTCAACCGAGAATCGGGCACTAGTCCAGTATGGTAAAATTCCTCAACTAGTAAAAATCGGTCAAAAAACTAAGTTGAACTTGGAATCGGGCACAAACCAATTCTTTGACCgtaacaatttttaaaaccatggctATTTCATTGATAATTATGTCACATTCTTAGCGTAATATTGATaggtttttgataaaatttaatgtttcttatgttattaaagttttttaaaaaaaatataagtgatgaatttatttatatgtgCTTCATCTTTATACGTATTTCAAAACATAATGCCTGAAGtattaataattcttttaaggGTGTTGTGTCAATAGCTAACTTTTGATGTTCCGCTTGTTACTTCAGTAATATTTCCAGTCCTCTTATcaatttatactaatttttattaagtgGACCCTATAATAAATCATCCTTAACAAACACCTTACAGTGCCTGTTActattttccttctttcaaACAGGAAAAGGGATTAATGATTCAAATCAGAAATGTTCAGTGGACTAAATTGGCATTTACATATAAAATACATGAACTAAACTATCACACAAAACATAATGTCTAAAGTATTCATGATtctttcaaaaaggaaaaaggattaATGATTCAAAAATTAGAAATGTTCAGTGGACTAAATTGGCGTTTAAGTGCTcttggggtgtggggggcaaaggCCAGGGTTCAAATCTCTAAGAGGgagttttatacacatatacacttagattaggttagagtaaaattctattttgtatcaaaaaaataaataaataattttttcaagaagaaaaaaaggattaaTGATTCAAATTAGAAATGTTTAGCAGACTAAGggattaacataataataataataataataataataataataataataataggtaaagctgagagaaaatccaattagatttcaaattggaattcaattagagtctaattttgcaccacatgtctcatctaatctaagcttttaaatttttgtgccaagtgagttaattcaatgtaaaaatttgattttaattagagtttaattttacgacatgtgtcccatctaatttaagtttttaatttttgtaccaaatgagttaatttagtgtaaaaaacgagaagtccaatataagtaaacccataaaaaaattaatttttaaatgattttatatttatgagccattttttttagaactaaaaacaattcaagtttataagtcatctatacacacacacacacacacacacacacacacatataagtAAAGctgagaaaaaatccaattagcttttaaattggaatttaattagagtctaattttatgCCACATATCCCatctaatcaaaattttgaaccaaGTTAGTtattttagtgtaaaaattagatttcaattagagtttaattttacaGCACGTGCTTAatctaatcaaaattttttaatctttgtgtcaaatgagttaatttagagtAGAAAACGAtgagtctaatataaataaatcataaaaaacataatcatatatttaacactatatataaaactagaggaagagagatttgaatgattttatatttatgagtctttttttataactaaaaccAATTCATTtgtcacaattatatatatatatatatatatatatatatatattaataagtaaagCTTAGagtaaatccaattaaattctacaattgaagtccaattttgcgccatatgtcctaaattatttatttttagaaagagttttatttcttaattttagaatcaaatgtgggattATATCATAAATATCCATTTAAATGAGTTATtgtgtacaaaaaccaaagaatctagaataaataaattgtaaaaaaaaaaaaaaaaaaaatctttaaaaaaaattgataatttacattttatacctaataatatccttacaaattttttttaaagagttaacaaaatataaaaatgactattaatagtatttaaattttatatataagaattatattatgcatcttattgtatatctttaagtgtatacATGCATGAAGTTAATTATAAGCTAATAATATGTAATGAAAGAAGCATAAGCTTAAATACAAGAACGATAACCGAAAGAGATCATACAGCTAACTTACAAAACATACAACATGCTCAATATATGTAAAAGGCCATAGATGGGTGATGTAAGATTCCTCTGGCAATTATGCATCACTAATCAAAGGCAACTTTTCATACCCTTCCATCTCTCTAAACCTCTGAGGAAAGATGAACCGACCACCAAACTTCTGCTGCAAGTAAATGATCAATGCAAAAACCAAACCACCAAGAGGGATAGCAACATCCCAAGCAGTGGAATAAAAATCTGCACCAGGATTTGCATATATGTATGACCCATCATACCGGTGACAATAATTGTGAGCCCTGTAAAGATCATATGCATGAGGTAGCAATCTGACTAAAGTGTTTCCCATGTAGAATCCACAAGAGAGAGCTCTCTCTCTGGAGTTCCAAAACAGGTTCAGCAGTATTTGAGGCAAAAGAAAACCATCCAAGACCAATCCAGCATAAGATTTCAAGTCACACCAAAGAGTACGTGGATTGGTACTTCTTAAGGAATAAGTATCCATCACAACATCATTTTCATTATTTCCCCAGTTGGCTATCACAGCGACTAAAGCCCCAGCTGCACATAATGGTAAAACAACAAAGAGAACCCTCTTCTCAGCAATCCACAAAGCCTTCTGATTACCATCACCCCTTCTTGCGGACCATGTTCTATGCAAAAGACGGAATTGAAATAAGAAAGCTACCATTCCAACCACCCTTACAATTACCTCATTTGCTTCAATCCATCCACCACTGTCAAAGAATATACTTCTCCCACGAGAATTTCTCAGGAACGAGGCTTCAAAGTTGAGCACAAGAGGTATCAAGTGACCCAGAGTGAGAATTGATAGCATGACAAGTGAGGTGAAGGGAAGCACATGCGGGTGCCTTTTGACATGAAAGAGTTGGAGTCCCATAAACACACATGAAAGTGTTGTGGAGATAAGTACCATGATGATTTCTGCATCCATCCTCCAAATGGAGGCTTCATCCCTGTAATAAGTATTTTCAGACAAGTCTAAAACTTCAAAGTAAAGACTATCAGATTTTTCCCTCGTGCTTTTAATGCTTCCCTTGATACGACctgaatttcttttatttgttggaGGGAACTCAAAATTGACAAGAATCTCGCAATCCAGAGAATCGTTTGAGCCAAGAGTTCTGCACCCTACCATACACAAGATTCCTGTTTCAGCATCATACAACCCTTCAGCTAAGATCTCAAAGTTCTCACACAATGTGGAAGATGTGTTGAATGGAGAGATCGTCGAGTACGCTGTGAGGCCTATTTGGTAGCTGATATTGACTGGACCACTGCTGTTGAAATTCGCTGGCTCTTCAGACTCCACATAGCTTGAGTACTGATAGAGCTGATTATCAACAGAGATTGGGGCAGAATAACCCCGACCTATATTTCCTTTGGAATTTTTCACTGACATGTGGAATCTCATTTCATAAGAAAACGCATTTGGGTACACTTTCCCTTTGGTTTTAGCAGGATTTGAGCATGACTTCCTCGCTATGTCAATCTTGGAATACTCATACTTCGCACTAGACACACTGGCATCCCCTCGCATATAATTCCTATCACTTTGAAACATGATCTTATCGAAGTAACCAGATTCATTCCCAGCCTCGACACTCCAAATTTGTCCCACCATGCTACTAGCACCTCTGATTGACCAGACTTCAGGGAACCTCAAGGTCAACATGGTTGAACAATTACCAAGATGAGCATCAGAAAAAGATTGTGTCATGCCCAAAAACTGACAAGCAACAATACAGAGCTGATTCTTGCTCTCATCCCATGATCC
This genomic stretch from Quercus lobata isolate SW786 chromosome 3, ValleyOak3.0 Primary Assembly, whole genome shotgun sequence harbors:
- the LOC115982414 gene encoding uncharacterized protein LOC115982414, which codes for MTQSFSDAHLGNCSTMLTLRFPEVWSIRGASSMVGQIWSVEAGNESGYFDKIMFQSDRNYMRGDASVSSAKYEYSKIDIARKSCSNPAKTKGKVYPNAFSYEMRFHMSVKNSKGNIGRGYSAPISVDNQLYQYSSYVESEEPANFNSSGPVNISYQIGLTAYSTISPFNTSSTLCENFEILAEGLYDAETGILCMVGCRTLGSNDSLDCEILVNFEFPPTNKRNSGRIKGSIKSTREKSDSLYFEVLDLSENTYYRDEASIWRMDAEIIMVLISTTLSCVFMGLQLFHVKRHPHVLPFTSLVMLSILTLGHLIPLVLNFEASFLRNSRGRSIFFDSGGWIEANEVIVRVVGMVAFLFQFRLLHRTWSARRGDGNQKALWIAEKRVLFVVLPLCAAGALVAVIANWGNNENDVVMDTYSLRSTNPRTLWCDLKSYAGLVLDGFLLPQILLNLFWNSRERALSCGFYMGNTLVRLLPHAYDLYRAHNYCHRYDGSYIYANPGADFYSTAWDVAIPLGGLVFALIIYLQQKFGGRFIFPQRFREMEGYEKLPLISDA